Genomic DNA from Thermoplasmatales archaeon:
TATTATCTCTGCATCAGGATGCAATTGCATGTATCTTTCCGCACATTTCTGCGCTATTGGGAGAACAGTTGTCGAGCCCGCAATACTTATGCTTGTCTTTCCTCCTATACAGCCAGCAAGTATTATTGCAATGCAAACCAGCAAGATTTTTACTTCTTTCATAAAGCTGAAAAAAGACAAGGTTATATATATTTTTCCGAAATAAAATATATATCTATATATATTTTTATGAATTTTTCCGAAAAGTATATATAAAATTCCGCTATCTTATTTATGGAAATAAGGAAAGTGCAGATCAGCGGTGGCTCATCTTTTATAATTTCCCTGCCAAAAGAATGGGCAATAAAGAATGGAATAAAAAAGAATGATAAGGTTGGAGTAATTGAAGCAAGGGATGGAAGCCTTGTTATAATACCAAAATTTAAAGGGAAAGAAAGGACTATAGAAATTGATGCGGAAGGAGATGAAAATTACATCTTTAGACTTTTGCTTGCAAGCTATATAGATGGATATAATATTATTCGCTTAAGAGCTAAAGAAATAAATTCTTTTATAAGAAATGTTGTTAAAAAATTCATAAAATGCTCAATCGGATGTGAGGTTATAGAAGAGGACAGGCATTCAATAGTAATAAAAGATTTTCTAAGTCCTTCAGATTTACCTTTTGAAAAGATAATAAAAAGAATTGTGTCTGTTGTTGAGTCAATGCATGAAGATCTGATTTATGCAATAAGGAGCAATGAAAAAAGAATTTTGGAGGATATAATCTCTAGGGATGATGATGTTGATAAGCTTCACTGGCTTGTTTCAAGGCAATATAACATTTTATCAAGAAACATTTTTGGTGAAGAAGTTTTTACAAATTATCCTCTTTTGAGCAGAATTCTGGAGAGATGCGCGGATCATGCCTGCAAAATAGCAGAGGGAATAAAAAATTTTAATAAAATAAGCAGTAGTTTGGAGGAAAAAATTTCATCTGCTGAGCTTTTTGCTTTAAAAATTTTTAAGCTGAGCATCAAATCATTTTTTGATAAAGATTTGAAGAAGGCAAATGAATGCATTGAAATGGCTAAAAAAATAAATGAGAAGTGTGCAAAAATAAACAATGAAGCAATTGGAAAGGATGCTAAATCAATAATTTATATAGGACAGATAAGCGATAGCATAAGAAGATTTTCTGAATATTCTGCTGATATTGCAGAATATGTAACAGATTATGTAATAGGGCTAAAAGAATAAAAATAGGAAAATAACCATCTCATTCTTCAAAAAATTTTAAAAATAAGGACAAGAAAGGGCTTGACAGCATACCATCCTTCCCATGTGCTCGCGCAACATAGTACAAGACGGTACGCGGAGAGCTTAACTTCTGGGTTCGGGATGGGACCAGGTGTTTCCCCTCCGCTATGGCCGTCAAACCCCTTGCATACATAGTCTGTTGAGCGAGAGTTGCTCGGGCGATTAGTAGCTGCGAGCTGAGCGGGTCGTTGCCTTCCCGCTTACACCCCAGCTCTATCAACCGGGTGTTTTACCCGAGCCCTAAAGGTGCCTCGTTTCGGGGTGGGTTTCCCGCTTAGATGCCTTCAGCGGTTATCCCTTACAGCGTAGCTGCCCAGCATGCCCTGTCGGACAGCTGGTAGACC
This window encodes:
- a CDS encoding AbrB/MazE/SpoVT family DNA-binding domain-containing protein, whose product is MEIRKVQISGGSSFIISLPKEWAIKNGIKKNDKVGVIEARDGSLVIIPKFKGKERTIEIDAEGDENYIFRLLLASYIDGYNIIRLRAKEINSFIRNVVKKFIKCSIGCEVIEEDRHSIVIKDFLSPSDLPFEKIIKRIVSVVESMHEDLIYAIRSNEKRILEDIISRDDDVDKLHWLVSRQYNILSRNIFGEEVFTNYPLLSRILERCADHACKIAEGIKNFNKISSSLEEKISSAELFALKIFKLSIKSFFDKDLKKANECIEMAKKINEKCAKINNEAIGKDAKSIIYIGQISDSIRRFSEYSADIAEYVTDYVIGLKE